A segment of the Polyangiaceae bacterium genome:
GGTGAGGGCGGCGATCCCCGCTTTGGCGGCCGAGTACGTGCCTTGGCCGACGCTGCCTTGGAGGCCGGCGCCGCTCGAGGTGTTGATGATGCGGCCGCTCACCGCCTTGCCCGCCTTGCTCAGGCCGCGCCAGTACTCCGCTGCGTGGCGCGCCGGCGCGAAATGGCCCTTCAGGTGCACGCGGATCACCGCGTCCCACTCGGCTTCGCTGGTGGAGACGAACATGCGATCCCGGAGGAAACCGGCGTTGTTGACCAGGATGTGGAGGCCGCCGAGCTGATCGACCGCCTGCTGAACCATGGCCTGCGCTTGCTCGAAATCCGCCACGTCAGCGCCGTTGGACGCCGCTTCACCGCCGAGCGCTTCGATCTCCTTGACCACCGCTTGAGCCGGCTCGGAGCCTGCGCCTTGGCCGTCGCCCGAAGTGCCGAGGTCGTTGACCAGCACCTTGGCGCCGAGGCGCGCGAGCTCGAGGGCGTGAGCGCGACCAATGCCGCGCCCCGCGCCCGTGACGATGGCGACCTTACCTTCTAAGAGCTTTGCCATCGTGTCGCCTCAGAGCCGCTCGATGATGGTGACGTTGGCCTGACCGCCGCCTTCGCACATGGTCTGCAAGCCATAGCGCTTGCCGGTGCGCTCCATTTCGCAGAGCAGGGTGGTCATCAAGCGTGCACCCGTCGCTCCGAGGGGGTGCCCCAGGGAAATAGCGCCGCCGTTGACGTTCACCTTCTCGAGGTCGGCTTCCGTCTCCTTCGCCCAGGCGAGCACCACCGAAGCAAAGGCTTCGTTGATCTCCACCAGATCGATGTCGCTGAGCTTCATCCCGGCCTTCTTCAGCGCGTGCTGGGTCGCGGGGATGGGCGCCGTGAGCATCCAAATCGGATCCGCCCCGCGCACGCTCAGGTGATGAATGCGCGCCCGCGGCTTGAGGCCATGGGTCTTCACCGCCGCTTCGCTCGCGATCAAGAGCGCCGCCGACGCGTCGCTGATCTGGCTCGAAACGGCGGCCGTCAGTCGCCCACCGGGCATCAGCTCTTTCAGCGTCGCCATCTTCTCCAGTGTCGTGTCGCGGCGCGGTCCTTCGTCGGCGGTCACGCCTTCCAGCGGGAGGATTTCGCGGTCGAAGCGGCCTTCGTCCTGAGCGCGGATCGCGCGCTGATGGCTTTGATAGGCGAACTGCTCCATTTCCTCGCGGGTACACTCCCATTTATGGGCGATCATCTCCGCGCTCTTGAACTGGTTCACCTGTTCCTTGCCGTAGCGCTCCGTCCAGCCCTTGCTGCCGCTGAAGGGATCCGTGAAGCCGAACTCCTTGGCGACGATCATCGCGGCCGCGATGGGGATCTGGGTCATGTTCTGCACGCCACCGGCGATCACCAGATCCTGCGTGCCGCTCATCACCGCCTGCGCTGCGAAGTGCACGGCTTGCTGGCTCGAGCCGCACTGGCGATCCACCGTGGTGCCCGGCACGCTGTCGGGCAAGCCACCCGCGAGCCAGCAGGTGCGCGCGATGTCCCCCGCTTGCGGCCCGATGGTGTCGACACAGCCAAAGATCACGTCGTCCACTGCGGCGGGATCGATCTTCGTGCGCTCGACCAGACCCTTCAGGACATGCGCGCCCAGGTCGGCGGGGTGAACCGCCGCCAGGCCGCCCTTGCGGCGCCCAACCGGGGTACGAACTGCGTCGATGATGTATGCCTCTGCCATGTGTTTCTCCGGGGAACCGCCTGAATCCATTTCAGGGTTTGGGGGTGAGGTGAGCTAGCTCGCGCTGAGACCGGCGAACGCGACGTTCGCGACTCGCTCGCGGTGCCAGGCGTCGCTGTGCAGGGTGCGCCCGGTAGCCCAGGCGCGCTTCATCCACAGCTGAAGGTCGTACTCGAAGGTGTAGCCAATCGCGCCGTGGAGCTGCAGCGCTGCCTTGGCCATGAACTCAGCCGCGTCGCGGGCGTAGAGCCGCGCCATCGACACCTGCGCGTCGACGTTTGGCCCACTCAGTCCCTCGCTCAGCGAGTGCGCCGCACGGTAGGCGAGGGGCTTCGCGAACTCCAAACGCAGCAGTCCATCGGCGAGGCGGTGTTTCACCGCTTGGTAGCTGCCGATCGGCTTTCCGAACTGGTGCCGCACCTTCACGTAGTCGACGGTCAGATCCAGCATGCGCTGACAGGTGCCCAGGAGCTCCGCGCTCTGAGCCAGCACCGCGCGGTTCAAAGCGCGGTCCAAGGCTTCGCTCGCGTCAGCTGCCAGCAGCCGCTCCTGACTCATTTCCACGCCGAGCTTTGCGAGCTGCCTTGAGTAATCGAGGGACGCCTGAGCTTCCCAGGCGCAGTCCTTGGCGGGCACTGCGTAGAGGCTCGTACCCCGCTGCACCAGAAGCAGCTCGAAGCTGCTCGCGAACGCGACGAATGGGCTCCCCTGGAAGACCGCGCCGATGCGCGCGTCGCCCGCCGCCGCCCGGGGCAGCCACTCTGCCTTTAGCGCGTCGCTGCCAAGCTCTTCCAGGAGCGGCAGCGCTACGGCCGTGTGGGCGCCGAGCGGCTCCGGGAGGCCGCTCTTGCCTGCTTCCTCGAGGATCAACACCCAGTCGAGCTCGTTCATGCCGAGCCCGCCGGCTTGCTCCGACAGGGTCATCCCCAGGACGCCCAGCTCGCCGAGCTGCTTCCAGAGCGCGTTGTCTGCTGGTTCTGCGGCTTCCCAGGCCTGGCGCACGCGACCCGGGTCGCAGGCACGCTCGCAGACCTCCTTGAAGGAAGCCCGAAACAGCTCTTGGTCTTCAGAAAAGGCGAAGTGCATGGCTAGTTCCGGAGGGACTACTTCCGAGGCAAGCCGAGCACGCGCTCGGCGACGACATTGCGCTGGATTTCATTGGTGCCGGCGTAGATCGGACCCGCCAAGGCGAACTGATAGCCCTTGAGCCAGCTGCCGCCGTCGATTGCGGCGGAAGAGCCTTCCTCCAGCTCGGCGTAAGGCCCAAGCAGGTCGAGCGCCGTCTCGTGGGTCGCGACGTCCATTTCCGACCAGAAAATCTTGTTGAGGCTCGACTCCGGACCAATCGAGCCGCCGCTCTTCATCTTGGTCACGGTGCGCAGGGTGTAGAGCTGGTACGCCTCGGCATCCATGTAGGCCTTCAAGACGCGCTCTCGGAGCGCAGGGTCCTGGGTGGCGCCGCTCGGGTCTTGCTTCTGGTAGCGTCGATAAAGATCGATGAGCCTCTCGGCGGTTGCCATGAAGCGACCGGGACTCCTGAGGGACAAACCGCGCTCGCTGCTGGTCGTCGCCATGGCCACTTGCCAGCCCTGGTTGACTCCGCCGAGCACGTCCTGATCCGGAACGAACACATCCTCCAGGAACACTTCGGCGAAGCCCTCGTCGCCATCCAGGCGGTCCACGCCGCGCAGCGTAACGCCGGGCGCTTTGAGCGAAACCAAGAAGTAAGTCAGCCCGTGATGGCGCTGCGCTTCAGGATCCGTACGGAACAGCCCGAAGATCGAGTCACAGAAGCTGCCGCGGGTGCACCAGGTCTTCTGTCCGCTGAGCAGCCAGCCGCCGTCGGTGCGCTTGGCGCTGCTCGTCAGGCTCGCCAAGTCGCTGCCGGAGCCCGGTTCGCTCCAGCCCTGGGCCCACAGGTGCTCCGCCGCGGCCATCGGCTTCAACAGGCGCGCTTTCTGCTCTTCCGTGCCGAACTCGAAGATGGTTGGCGCGAGCAAGAAGATGCCGTTCTGGGTCACTCGACTCGGGGCGCCTGCGCGGTAGTACTCCTCCTCGAAGATCAGCCACTCCCAGAGAGACGCGCCGCGGCCGCCGAATTCTTCAGGCCAGCTCACCACGCTGTAGCGGGCGTCGTAGAGCGTCTTTTCCCACTCCAGGTGCCGCGCAAAGCCCTCCCGCGTATCTCCAGAGCCGAGGGGCTCCTGCGGCACGTTGGCCCCGAGCCACGCCCGCACTTCCTTGCGGAAAACTTCTTCTTGCGGAGTGAACGCCAGATCCATCAGCTCTCCGCTGCGACGTTGGTCTGGGTGGGGCGGGGGAGAGGCGCGCTATTCACTGCGCCGAGGCGCTTCAGGGTTGCCTCTGCTTCGCCCATGATGCGCTCCAGGAGCTGAGCCACCGTGGGCAGCTCCTCGATGCGTCCAACCACCTGACCCGTCGGCAAGATCCCCACGTCGGGGCGCCCTTCGACCATCGTGGCTCGGGTGAGTATCGGGGCGTTTGCGCCCATCATCATCTGCGACCAGGTCAGGTCGCCCTTGGTCTTCATCGCCAAGCCTTCCTTCAGTAAGGCTCCGAAGGAGGTGCCCGTGATGTCGCGGAACTCCAGGGCGTAGCGGAAGGCGCGGTAGCCCTTGGTCATGATGGTCGCGCGCTCGAGCTTGTCGACTAGATCCGTACGGATCACCCGCTGGGGGTAACCGTCGATGGCTCGGGTGACCACCGTGCCGTTGACGTCGGTCTTCAGATACGTGCTCTTCACGCCCTCCGGCACGTGGCTCTCCTGGGTGAGCAAGAAGCGCGTCCCCATCGCGATGCCCGACGCGCCGTAGCTGAGGGCTGCCACCAAGCCGCGGCCGTCACAGAAGCCGCCCGCACCGAGTACCGGGATGTCGATGGTGTCGACCACCTGGGGCAACAGCAGGCTGGTCGGCACCGTGCCCGTGTGTCCGCCGCCTTCGGCGCCTTGAGCGATCACGGCGTCGACGCCCCACTCCGCGACCTTCTCCGCGTGGCGTTTGGCGCCGATGGTCGGCATCGTGAGCACGCCGTTGTCCTTGAGCTTCTTGATCACGGCCTTGCCCGGCGCCTGAGCGAAGCTCGCCACCTTCACGCGCTCGCGGATCAAGAGGTCGACACGCTGGTCGATGTCGTCTTGATCGGCGCGCAGGTTCACCCCGAAGGGGTTGTTGGTGCGCTGCTTGATGCGCGCGATGGCGCTCTCGAGCTCTTCATAGGTCAACGTGGCCGCCGCCAAGATCCCCAAGCCCCCGGCCTCGCTCGTGGCGGAGGTGAGGCGTGCGCCGCTGACCCAGCCCATACCGGTCTGAATGATTGGGTAGCGGATACCGAACAGGTCGCAGA
Coding sequences within it:
- a CDS encoding acyl-CoA dehydrogenase family protein, whose product is MHFAFSEDQELFRASFKEVCERACDPGRVRQAWEAAEPADNALWKQLGELGVLGMTLSEQAGGLGMNELDWVLILEEAGKSGLPEPLGAHTAVALPLLEELGSDALKAEWLPRAAAGDARIGAVFQGSPFVAFASSFELLLVQRGTSLYAVPAKDCAWEAQASLDYSRQLAKLGVEMSQERLLAADASEALDRALNRAVLAQSAELLGTCQRMLDLTVDYVKVRHQFGKPIGSYQAVKHRLADGLLRLEFAKPLAYRAAHSLSEGLSGPNVDAQVSMARLYARDAAEFMAKAALQLHGAIGYTFEYDLQLWMKRAWATGRTLHSDAWHRERVANVAFAGLSAS
- a CDS encoding nitronate monooxygenase → MSANTNPLHTRICDLFGIRYPIIQTGMGWVSGARLTSATSEAGGLGILAAATLTYEELESAIARIKQRTNNPFGVNLRADQDDIDQRVDLLIRERVKVASFAQAPGKAVIKKLKDNGVLTMPTIGAKRHAEKVAEWGVDAVIAQGAEGGGHTGTVPTSLLLPQVVDTIDIPVLGAGGFCDGRGLVAALSYGASGIAMGTRFLLTQESHVPEGVKSTYLKTDVNGTVVTRAIDGYPQRVIRTDLVDKLERATIMTKGYRAFRYALEFRDITGTSFGALLKEGLAMKTKGDLTWSQMMMGANAPILTRATMVEGRPDVGILPTGQVVGRIEELPTVAQLLERIMGEAEATLKRLGAVNSAPLPRPTQTNVAAES
- a CDS encoding acetyl-CoA C-acetyltransferase — translated: MAEAYIIDAVRTPVGRRKGGLAAVHPADLGAHVLKGLVERTKIDPAAVDDVIFGCVDTIGPQAGDIARTCWLAGGLPDSVPGTTVDRQCGSSQQAVHFAAQAVMSGTQDLVIAGGVQNMTQIPIAAAMIVAKEFGFTDPFSGSKGWTERYGKEQVNQFKSAEMIAHKWECTREEMEQFAYQSHQRAIRAQDEGRFDREILPLEGVTADEGPRRDTTLEKMATLKELMPGGRLTAAVSSQISDASAALLIASEAAVKTHGLKPRARIHHLSVRGADPIWMLTAPIPATQHALKKAGMKLSDIDLVEINEAFASVVLAWAKETEADLEKVNVNGGAISLGHPLGATGARLMTTLLCEMERTGKRYGLQTMCEGGGQANVTIIERL
- a CDS encoding SDR family oxidoreductase; the protein is MAKLLEGKVAIVTGAGRGIGRAHALELARLGAKVLVNDLGTSGDGQGAGSEPAQAVVKEIEALGGEAASNGADVADFEQAQAMVQQAVDQLGGLHILVNNAGFLRDRMFVSTSEAEWDAVIRVHLKGHFAPARHAAEYWRGLSKAGKAVSGRIINTSSGAGLQGSVGQGTYSAAKAGIAALTLVQAAELGRYNITANAIAPAARTRMTEAVFADMMKKPDAGFDKMAPENISPLVAWLASDEAGDVTGRVFEISGGEIKLSDGWRVTSEVNQAARWEATQLGPVMAKLMKEGLAPIKPYGA
- a CDS encoding acyl-CoA dehydrogenase family protein, which produces MDLAFTPQEEVFRKEVRAWLGANVPQEPLGSGDTREGFARHLEWEKTLYDARYSVVSWPEEFGGRGASLWEWLIFEEEYYRAGAPSRVTQNGIFLLAPTIFEFGTEEQKARLLKPMAAAEHLWAQGWSEPGSGSDLASLTSSAKRTDGGWLLSGQKTWCTRGSFCDSIFGLFRTDPEAQRHHGLTYFLVSLKAPGVTLRGVDRLDGDEGFAEVFLEDVFVPDQDVLGGVNQGWQVAMATTSSERGLSLRSPGRFMATAERLIDLYRRYQKQDPSGATQDPALRERVLKAYMDAEAYQLYTLRTVTKMKSGGSIGPESSLNKIFWSEMDVATHETALDLLGPYAELEEGSSAAIDGGSWLKGYQFALAGPIYAGTNEIQRNVVAERVLGLPRK